A stretch of the Zeugodacus cucurbitae isolate PBARC_wt_2022May chromosome 6, idZeuCucr1.2, whole genome shotgun sequence genome encodes the following:
- the LOC105221367 gene encoding protein phtf — MKLDEIVAWYQKKIGTYDKQQWEKTVEQKILDGFNSVTLKNAKLKTDLIDVDLVRGSTFPKAKPKQSLITVIRLALLRYFFLPVFSRWWVKQTSPNTFAVLLLMYITQMVTWAVYTFNVHRFGGIDNSKSPASLMDTNLTRSNATKADAEYATNLEEEEHVVTLSDLIIPMVLGMLLSFIHSQIVATNILTSAKSKHRRCSNASQSGRPPRQNGENRVRRRKKLVRVRSQESTDASTQQQQTAEVLQQQQQQTATTQSSQQTRLLCAMQRMQTNSEKLSKITNATTNVVDSALSNSAADANDSTTMPKKRPPVPPKIAPARIGSAETFNNTTTTTTGIRRCNSPAKLKLDLKCATVMTTSAADFSSTSTDCNTDNNSPTSSHSLGSKKRNVNWHSPIHNFAIVSSEPTAISTQEKHQQTSPQSLSSPSGSASVSAATTTNTSETNSPNTTCGSTGTVRNSGGAIDTSSTTSSADCSPGCKTVRIDTCVQEFYDDLIRRTDRLVSAHQRECMADQNAEGALNNISLATPAATLNNNRRQICEDDGFESLNGKSSSGEEMNIALPVSYAEKPQLSEENKLRLRLNANNRVERVEDTSSYEAEPQSGAYYRLKPLNEKTRPCEIYQPARKLNVAIGADISSGDTDEEGDDGETISSPASLGNVSNYTECTTSATEWLGVTTNSEECSYSSELENSDNYKSNQFSDEDGYDADFMPTTILNPHGTSDRISCTVWEQREIKKAQMSVLEISSCIIERVESMPETNDYIYIGLGFSFILSLIPSFCRLCEVTIDSSNASEINYLEVPMLLWQKAAFSLWTIFGFAFGNTQWERTVLVISFLQRLCLTTILFIVFAVAERTFKQRFLYAKLFSHLTSSRRARKSNLPHFRLNKVRNIKTWLSVRSYLKKRGPQRSVDVIVSAAFIVTLLLLAFLSVEWLKDSVHLHSHLNLEALMWSTTIGIFLVRFMTLGNKIHHKYRSVSVLITEQINLYLQIEQKPKKKDELMVSNSVLKLAADLLKELESPFKISGLSANPYLFTTVKVVILSALSGVLSEMLGFKLKLHKIKIK; from the exons ATGAAATTGGATGAAATTGTTGCATG GTATCAGAAAAAGATTGGCACCTACGATAAGCAGCAATGGGAGAAAACAGTTGAGCAGAAAATTTTAGATGGTTTTAACAGTGTTACACTTAAAAATGCAAAGCTCAAAACAGATCTGATTGACGTCGATTTAGTTAGAG GCTCCACGTTTCCTAAGGCCAAGCCCAAACAATCTCTTATAACTGTGATACGTTTGGCTTTATTACGTTACTTCTTCTTGCCTGTGTTTTCACGATGGTGGGTCAAGCAAACATCACCAAATACATTCGCTGTGCTCCTTCTAATGTACATTACACAAATGGTCACTTGGGCAGTATACACCTTCAATGTGCATCGCTTTGGTGGCATCGATAACTCAAAATCACCAGCATCACTTATGGACACAAATTTGACCAGGAGTAATGCGACCAAGGCCGATGCCGAATATGCGACTAATCTTGAAGAAGAAGAG CACGTTGTCACTTTATCGGACCTGATTATACCCATGGTACTGGGCATGCTGCTCagttttatacactcgcaaatAGTGGCAACCAATATTTTAACTAGTGCAAAGTCCAAGCATAGACGCTGTTCGAATGCCAGCCAGAGTGGTAGACCACCACGACAGAATGGTGAGAATCGTGTACGCAGACGAAAAAAACTGGTGAG AGTGCGGAGTCAAGAGTCTACTGATGCCTCGACGCAGCAACAGCAGACAGCAGAAGtgctacaacagcaacagcaacagacaGCCACTACACAGAGCTCACAGCAAACACGCTTATTATGTGCCATGCAAAGAATGCAAACGAATTCTGAGAAGCTATCCAAAATAACTAATGCCACTACTAATGTCGTGGATTCGGCGCTAAGCAATAGTGCTGCCGATGCAAACGACTCCACAACAATGCCAAAGAAACGGCCACCAGTGCCGCCGAAAATAGCACCAGCTCGTATAGGCAGTGCAGAGACCTTCAACAACACGACCACCACCACGACCGGTATACGACGCTGCAACAGTCCCGCCAAACTGAAGCTTGATCTCAAATGCGCAACGGTAATGACGACAAGTGCTGCAGATTTCAGCAGCACAAGCACCGATTGCAATACCGATAATAATAGCCCTACAAGTAGTCATAGTTTAGGAAGTAAGAAACGAAATGTTAATTGGCACTCGCCAATACATAACTTTGCCATAGTGAGTAGCGAACCGACTGCGATAAGCACACAAGAGAAGCACCAACAAACCTCGCCACAATCGTTGTCATCCCCCTCCGGATCAGCCTCCGTATCGGCAGCAACTACAACTAACACCAGTGAAACAAACTCTCCGAATACAACATGCGGCTCAACAGGAACCGTGCGTAATAGTGGTGGCGCGATCGACACCAGCTCCACCACTTCTAGTGCTGACTGCTCTCCCGGCTGCAAAACGGTACGCATCGATACGTGCGTACAAGAATTCTATGATGACCTCATTAGACGCACTGATCGCCTAGTTAGTGCACATCAAAGGGAATGTATGGCGGATCAGAACGCAGAAGGGGCACTTAATAATATTTCCTTGGCGACACCGGCCGCAACTCTTAACAACAACCGGCGCCAAATCTGTGAAGATGATGGCTTTGAGAGTCTGAATGGCAAAAGTTCAAGTGGAGAGGAAATGAATATAGCGTTACCGGTGTCGTATGCAGAGAAACCGCAACTGTCCGAAGAGAACAAACTTCGTTTGCGATTAAATGCAAACAACCGGGTAGAACGAGTGGAAGACACCAGCAGTTATGAAGCAGAG CCACAATCAGGCGCTTATTATCGCCTCAAACCGCTGAATGAAAAAACTCGGCCGTGTGAAATTTATCAGCCAGCGAGGAAACTGAATGTTGCAATTGGAGCGGATATAAGCAGTGGCGACACCGATGAAGAAGGTGATGACGGAGAGACTATATCAAGTCCTGCTTCGCTGGGCAACGTCTCTAATTATACGGAGTGTACAACCTCCGCTACAGAATGGCTTGGTGTTACAACAAATA GTGAAGAATGCAGTTACAGTTCAGAGTTGGAGAATTCTGATAACTACAAAAGTAATCAGTTTTCAGATGAGGATGGATACGATGCAGATTTCATGCCCACAACTATATTGAATCCGCACGGCACATCCGATCGCA TCAGTTGCACGGTTTGGGAACAACGCGAGATAAAGAAAGCTCAAATGTCCGTGCTTGAGATTTCATCTTGCATTATCGAGCGCGTTGAGTCAATGCCAGAGACCAATGATTACATCTATATTGGTCTGGGTTTCTCATTTATTCTCTCATTAATACCATCGTTTTGTCGACTTTGTGAG GTAACAATCGACAGCTCCAATGCGAGTGAAATTAATTATCTCGAAGTACCTATGCTGCTGTGGCAGAAAGCGGCATTTTCCTTGTGGACAATATTTGGCTTTGCCTTCGGTAATACTCAATGGGAGCGCACTGTATTGGTGATAAGCTTCCTACAGCGGCTCTGCCTCACCACAATTCTTTTTATTGTGTTCGCTGTAGCGGAACGTACTTTTAAACAGAG ATTCCTCTATGCTAAGCTCTTCTCACATCTGACATCATCACGTCGAGCACGTAAATCCAACCTGCCACATTTTCGGTTAAATAAGGTGCGAAATATCAAGACTTGGCTTAGTGTTCGTTCATATCTCAAG AAACGTGGCCCACAACGTTCCGTTGACGTCATTGTGTCAGCCGCATTCATAGTCACCTTGCTATTGCTGGCTTTTCTCAGTGTAGAATGGCTTAAGGACTCAGTTCATTTACACTCCCATTTAAATCTAGAAGCGCTAATGTGGTCTACGACAATTGGGATATTTCTAGTCCGATTCATGACTCTGGGCAACAAAATACATCATAAATATCGAAGCGTCTCTGTTCTAATTAccgaacaaataaatttatatctaCAG ATTGAACAAAAACCCAAGAAAAAGGACGAACTCATGGTGTCCAACAGTGTGCTTAAACTGGCTGCTGATCTGCTAAAGGAATTGGAATCACCTTTCAAAATATCTGGGCTTAGCGCCAATCCCTATTTGTTCACCACAGTAAAAGTTGTCATACTCTCAGCTTTGTCAGGAGTATTGAGCGAAATGTTAGGCTTCAAATTGAAActtcacaaaattaaaattaagtaa